The genomic segment ATAAAAGAGTCTAAGAGTATACCTTTTAGATTTCCCTTGCTGAAAAGTAAAGACGTATTCTGGTACCTAAAGAGGGCCACAACTGAGCTGATTCAGTACACATattaaattttggaattttgataacTGTTGAATTTGCTTGAGAATACTAGTAATGTGTAGTTTCATTGATAACTCATGTAATATGGGTACAGCTCAGTTCATACTAGAGGACTCATTACCAAAGACTTTCCTGATGGCAGAATAACCGGTTCCATTGATGGATCACGACACACTGTATTGTTTCTGACAATTAACCCTGGAAGATCCCTGAAATTAGCTCCCTGCAGACACTTCTCTCTACATGAGAATCTTTCCGCTCGAGGATTGGGATTGTTTAGTAGTAAGGTAGAAACGCGTACCTTCCTCTTTGGGATTTGGCAAACTCGGGCATAATCATCTTCATTTACATGGAACGGCCTGTGATCATGCAGTAGCATTGTCCTTTTGTTACAATTATCAGTTGGAGAGCCTGTCAAATCTGACAATGCAAAACGCGTGAGTAGTAATGTAATATGCAAGTGAGTGGTCATGGCCTATCAGAACAATGTTGTGTAACTACAGATGGTCCAACTTACCATTTTTGGTTGATCTGATGTATCTCTGAAAATCTGTTTGTGGGAGACTTTCATAAGGCATTTTTTCCCGGTCTTCGTCATTTGACACCTAGAGATGTGACaagaaaagaatttaaatatatatgtagccCTGAATTGCAGATGGATCTAGTGGATATGAAACATACATGAGGAAGATCTGATATCGCATCTTTTAGGACAAGAGCTTTTTCAAGTATTCTGGGTTGGCCTTCATCATAAGCAACTACATTCCGCTGAAACATGAAGACCAGACCAAGATGGGTTAAGTTGTAAGAACGACAGGCTTAAGGAAAGGAGTATGAAGTAAGTACcaattatcaatttttattacCTCGAACTCCAGTGGAAACCCATATCTGACAATAACATCATGGGTTGGAAGCGGAAACGGAGGTAGGTTCTGAAATCAAATACCAAATAATGTAAGTATGAAATAGTCAGCTTGAGGAAGTTAACAGGCCTATAAATTCACCTTGTCAGGAACAGCTCCCCACATGAAAACTCTGGATCGAAATTGGGAAAGACCATAGCAACCAGCTGCCATGATACCCAACCTTGCTTGGTATCTCATGTTCACAAGACGGCTCAAAGCGTATCGCCCAAGAGAACCTTGGTCCAAACGCAGAATATCAACAACGTTTTCCATCAACACATATGAGGGTTTCAGATACTCCACTATGTCCATGAAAACTATAATTTGCTGATTCCTTTCATCATTCAACGGAGAATCAACATTCCTGTAGCGGTTATAGCCACTAATTCCTTGGCATGGAGGGCCCCCACATATCACACCAACACCACCCTGTTTACAATCATTTACaagatttctgatttttcaGTGCAAATAGATGTTGATGGTACAATCATACAACTTTCAAAGATCAGAAATTCAATTCAGAAGCAAGTTCTTACAGGAAGTGGCAATATCTTGGACTTAAATCCACTAGTTACAAACTCCCGAATGGCATCTTGACAATTGCTAAAATttcaaacaatattaattagATCCAGACAACGAACCCTTTTTGACATTGTTTTAAAGTATACCTCAATTCCTCAGCTAGTTCCCATGTATCTTCGTTGCTGCTGTATCCTTTCCAGTGCACCTAATGAAGAGTCATGGGTATAATTCATCTTCACAAACCTAAAACGTCATAAGCTAGCAAAGAACATTCCTAAACCCCTAAGAAGTAAGGTTTGATCAACAACATAAGTGCAACATAGGGCATACCTTAAACCTCAGGCCAATTTTTCCTGTCTTGTTAGGATCACCATAGCATATATCAACCAGCTTTTCCACTTCGTACTCGTCAGAGTCTGAATCATCGTCAGTAGATGAGCTACTTTCactggttttttttgttgaatttacgGATCTTAATGTATCAGTTCTCTGATCATTATTATTTAACACATAGCGCTTGCATAATCTATCCCACTCCTTCAAAAGTAGGAGGAAGTCTCCAGCAGCATCATTTCTAACCTGCAAACAACGACTGCATCCTTAGATTTGGTATAAGTCTCCAAAATGATCTAGCAATTGTCTCCGAAAGTATTCTGACCTTTGTATTTGgatggttcaatttcaagctctCACAGGCAGCCATATTCTGGTCAACAGCCCATTTCTGGAAgagcaaaaaaataagaaaggaaTCCAGATATTATACGAAACTGAGTGCAAAAATAGCTTTCCAGCCTAAGTTAAAGAgataaagattaattacttaaagCAAGTACCGTCACGACACCGACACCAGATATTTTGGCTCCAAGACTTAACCCAGTTGACATTCCACCACAACCGCTGTAAAGATCAAGCACAGGAAGCTTTCCGCTAAAAGAATTCTTATTCAAAATAGATTCAGTGGATTTTGTAGGTACCACATCGGCGCGACACTCATGCTTGTTTTCGGACGACTTAGctgagaccaaaaaaaaaaaaaaaggaatgttCAAGCTTCTGTGCCTAGGATCTTATATAGACAGTGTAGTACTGGTAAAAAACTGTGGCATGTGTTTTGcataaagaaataaagagaaatagCTATAACCGTTTCCAATCGACAACTCATAAGCTGATATGTACATAATACACAAGCACTTACGATTTCTCAAGGTTCGAAATGTTGAATACTCCACGCAATACTCCATATCAAAATAGTAGTCAGATTTTATAGAATTGGGCTTCAATCCTGCCTGCAAagtcattaaacaaaaaaattcaaatgcaGATTGTAACAAACTAATCAAATCTGTTAAAATTGTAAgcgaaaaagaaaaacaaaagagagagagagagagagagagagagagagagagagagaatgagctTGACTTAGCATACCCTAGGTGAAACTTGTAAAACAGTAACTCTAGAAACAAGACAATCTACTGGATTGTCATTCATTACGGTAGAATAGAAGAGACGCCTTTTGTCATGATTAGTAGCCTGCTGTTTCATTACCTACAAACATTAGACAAATGAGAAACTAGTTGTTGCAACGCAAAGATTTAAACAACCAAGAGAGAAAAACTTGTATACACACTGTATCTGTTGCTCTGTAAAACCACTGAACTCGAAAGTAGCTTTCTCCATCTGTTGTCTTAAAAAACTCTACTATCTTGCCAATatggttctcttcttcttcaccctgTACCATATTGGAGATTGACATGTAATTAGctatgtaatttattttcacAAAGGCATAACATTCTAGAAAATTCAAGGCTCTTGAATGAAAAAGTAGTTTGATCCAATGAAATAGTGAAACTGAAAAGCACCCCACGGTACTGAGGTAAAGAATACCATATTCATATTAAGCACGTTTTACCTTTATACAGGCAAAGTCTCCAAGGCTAAAGGTGTGCCCGTCGACTTTTGCTTGCGAATAATGGCATTCCACATTTGCAACAATCTTGTTTTCGTCATTTCTTCAAAAGAATCGCTCAGGATAATGAATGTATAGTAATAGAACGAAGATATATGAAGGAAGAgaatattatagaaaaaaacagtGAGTTGATAAAACATCCAGTACTTACTTTGATTGTTGGCCTGTATTCTTAGATTTGCGTTCctgaaaattaatgaaatttataatcAGAAATGAAACGGATATTTAGAGAGTGAAAAGAAAGATATGAGGTCCTTGTTATGTTGGATTACAAACATATACTATCTTATAGGACTGAAAAAGACACAGATTTGTCATGTACACACCATTAGACTATGCAATCTCTATTGCTCAAATTTAACTTTGCAACTTCTGGAAACAATTTTTAAGCTAAAGCAGTCAAGTGCAAAGCATATAATCAACTACCTTGAGATCATATCTCCAGCGCCATCTTTCTTGAGCTTCCTCGCAAGAAATTGGCTCTCCAATGAAAAAACAGATACTGCGTTTGTCCTGCTCTTGGACAGCAGTCCCGATTACCCGTTTACTCTTTCTCTTGGTTGATTTTGTTGGATTATTCTGATCCAATGAAATGATTTCCTCATTTCCCCCAGAGGAGAGGGTAGATCTACTTTTGACTTGTGTCAAAATATCTCCATTTGAACTTCTCATATACAAATATTCAACAGAAGACTGTTCATTGCTGTCAGAGAGATAGATCATAGTAGAATTTACATGCATCTCCCTAGTTATTCCCTTATCAGCAGCACCACAAGCACTAGTTTTGCCCTGAAGTAAAGATGCCACTGCTTCTTGCTCCACTAAACCGGTCGTCATAGTTAATCCATTACTAGTACCATTTTCGCTAATTTTTAAAGACCTAGTGTGAATATCATCCGCATTTAGGTCAGAAGATCTGGGTTCTCCTAACGTTCTGTCCCTACAACCATTTACATTTGTCTTGCTGCAACCCGAAAGAGAAACTAATACCTCTTGCTTGGATGAAACAACGCCATCACCTTCACATTTCTTTATAGCCTCACAACAGTTATCAATCTCACTAATTTGCACCAGCTTCTCAGTTCCTCTCACCTGTTCCGCAGCACATAATGCGGGGCCACAACTTTTTATTGTGTTCACCATTTCTGCGTGGCCATTTTCTACAACTCCAGATAGCCTTGAACATCTTTTAAATGAGCTCCCAGATGCCAGAGACTTCCCTTTTTCCCTAGACTTGCCTAGAATTTCTTCTCCCACTTTCTCCTTTCCCTTCATGAATCTTGGAGATCTCCTCATTCGTTTGTTGCAGCCGAGACTCTGGTAAGAACTCTTGATGCATGAAGATGATGCATCACTGCCAACTTTCCTCTTGGCTGGATCTCGCAATCTTGATCTACCTTCAGCAACGTTGTTCTTATATTGACTCTCGGAAATGATTTCCAACTCCAGGCTCTTGCCAATTCCAGCTATGTCTCTGCATCAAtttcacacaacaacaaaaaaaaacaatatttgagAACTAAAATCATCATTTCAAGGATGACTTCCCAAGCAAAGTTGATTTAGAGCTTACTGATGTTCATCTGATGATCTGAAGATAACCAATTCAACTAATTCATAATTATATAACAAGGATCTTAACAAATGCCCTGAAGCTATCACTTACTTGAATGTCAATCCTTGAGAATCTGAGCTTTCCTTCTGCATCAatccatcaaaaaaaaaaaaaaaggataattttAGTTCTTCTTTCGTATCAGTCTCTAACTAAGCTGCATTGCAATTGCATGACTATAAACAAGAACTAACAAAATTTGGCGACTAACCTTCTCGCGAGCACGATTACTATTTCCGATCACCGGAATCGAGCATACATTGTTGAAATTTCCACTCGTCGCCGTAAATCTCGGCGACCTCCGAACCTGACCGTTCGTCAGCATAAGCAGCCGCTGCGGCTTACCACGGGAAGACTTCCGCTGCGAAACCccaccttctcctcctccattctCTTTAGGCGAGTCACAATTGGATCTCCTCAAACTCATCTCTCCGAGCTTCGTGGCTTCTTCTCTACTAGACGACTGAGCAGCTCCTTCTTCGGAACTGGGTACCCAGAGGACGAGAGCGAGGCACTCTGGTTCGGATCTAGGAGAAGAATGGAGATCCAATTGATCTCGAGCTTCTTCTGATTCACATTTCGCCGGCGATAACATCGGAGAAGGTGAATAAAGAAGAAACGGATCCAAAATTAGCCAATGAGGATGAAACTGAAAAGGGAAGATATCAAGTGAGTGTGACTGGCTGACTCTTTCTACCTTTTTGactcctttttgctttttttttttttttactgaaacCAACTGTCACGTGTTATGCATGatcttctttattatatttttttataatactatagttttaaaatatttttaaaaaatatattttaatgatatttttaggaaaaaaagcataatatatatagtacaactCTATAATTTAATCGACATATTGTAGTAGAACTGTAGAAGCTTAATATTTTTACACTGCCGTTAACTATAAGTCACAATTATTTATGCTTGATaattaacttttcttttaagaaatttattagaATTTAACTATTTTCTCTCCTAACTATGGTCTATGGGAGTAAGTATTTGCCATCAACAAATGAAACCCAAGCAGGATGGATTATCAGAGATTGTGAAGGCATGTTCCCGCATGCGGGTCGAAGTAAAGGAATAAATTGCTATTCAAGTCTGAAACCGAACTACGAAACTTAGTCAAGCAATGCAACAAACATGGAGTCTAGGTTACACAACAAATTATATAGATGGTAGGATATACGGTCTAGTCAATTTTTGtatgtgtttatttatttattttatgtttatacaAATATTAGATGAAGATCCATCCGATGTGTGGGTCTAAAGTTTATAAATTACTAGATGAGgatccgcccgatgtgcggatttcaatttttataaattaaattaaattaaatttaacaaaaatatattaaaatttttgtatgttatttataaattttattttttgttataatacactgatttatatctatttacaaatcttttatgtatgttacaattaaaagtgtatatttttacacctaaatatactctatgttacaaatatattttttatcaccacctagaaaatgtctatacgAACACATTaatccaactattttactttcacttctgcatagttttttaattactaaaattgttggctcaaaaaatattttgaataaaaaatatattacataatatattaatcaatgatgtatcatcattAGAGCATCcttaatgggagaacttttttttgtgttcttagattaaatatatagtgaaaataatctaagatctgttgttaagatcataggtaaaaaaaatgggggaACTaatatggtgttcttagaataaatatattaggaaatttttatgaaacaaaaaatatatttcatacatAAAGCTTCAAGAATCTGATTTTATCTCATACATAAATCCGATCATCTAACGGAAAATCACTTGTGTTTCCTACTCTAGGTCTTGCCCTTACACTTCTTAATGCTGGGTTAGATGATCGCAAATATTCACCAGCTCTGCTACGATCTCTGCCAGTAGGTCGACCCATTCCATATTTAAGGGCTTGATTAGAAGGAATAGCTCCATCACTGAACCTCTTGGGAAAACCATCTGCTGCAGGGCCATTAGGTTTGTTGCAGAAGAAAGTTGCAATTACACCTCAATCTTGCGTAGTACAGGCGGTGGAAAAACACTTGACCAAGTCCCAAACAAATGACGCATTGAAGGATGTAAACTCGGATGTGCTTGCTTGTATGCTAGACAGAAGACCTAAAGCAGCAGACAAAGAACCAAAACATCTTTATGACCATGCTTCATCCATATACAAATTCAATTAAGCAAACATCTCCTTGTAGCCTGCTCACCTCTGGTAGACGAGATGAGAAATAACGATGTTGTCTAATAGATACAGAGAAGGCAACTTTTGCTAAACTGGAACCTGCATATAAACCAACAAAGTAATTTAGAAGTAGCCCCTATTCACTAAACCACAGACTAAACACTCTTCTCTAATTCCACAATCAAAAAACCTACAGTGAAGCATCAATGGCAGAAAAAACAAACCTCAAGGATTCGAGTGCAAATGGCATTAGCGATTCCTTCACCGTCTTCCCGTTGTTCACCAGCGATAATAGTGAGATCAGTAATAATAGGCTTGGAATTGAAAGTAAGCTCTCCCATAACAACCTCATAAAGCTGAACAATCTCATCCATAACCGGAGGCAAAACCTCCTCACCACCACCGAACTCATCCTCACGCTGATTAAGCAGAGCCTTGAACCGGTCAAGCAAAtacggcggcggcggcggttTCTGCGGCAACTCAACGGACATCGCTTTGTGACCAGTGGTGTTGTTGGTGGTGGTACTGCTATTAATCGAAAGAAGCCTTGGATTGAGGAGTTTCTCTGATTCCATTCCCCCTTCCAAAATTCAATAGTGAAGAGTAATAATTAGTGACAGCATAAATTTCTAATTAAGATCAAGGAGAACAAGCAGGCAGAACGAAAATTAAACACGGGAACCACCTCGGCAACAATGTTTGGCCTCATGCTCGAAGTCGCGAATtagtcttcttctctgatttgtCGGAAAAGCTATGCAAAGATCAATTTCgccgttttctctctttctcgaagAAAACCTAGTTgagttttggaagaagaagagaaatgaaaattatCCCGATTGCAAAAAATTCCCAACCAATCCCGTAATGCCATGTAGACGAAGAACTGGGGTTAAATCTGTTCTTATTTAAgatcaaaaaaattgatctCAGTCcaattttgcttatttttattattttttttgcttaagaACACCAAAGGTGTTCTGCCGTTAATAATGGCCTTAGaggtgtcaaaatgggtcaaGTTTCATGGATCAACTCAACTCAATCCAACTCATGAACACTAATgagttaacaaaatttatccTAATGAGTTCATGAATaaaatgggttaatgagttaaTTGGTTTAGTGAATCAAATGAATTGAGTTGAAATGGGTAATAGTTAACCATTTAATCCAtcaattctattttttattgaatCAAATGGTTAAACCGGTTAGATATAACCAAAACTttgtaaaccaatcaaaatgtataaaccgattaatgtttgattttttcccaaaacagctTAATCGTGATTTGAGGtgaggagaaaaataaaatttggatcGGATCTTCGCTGGCGTGAACCAGGCAGCTGGTTCGCTCCACTCATCTTTGCCGGATCTTTGCCTGAGTtcaggtttgtttcttctctcatgctctctctctctctctctttctctctctctctctctctctccatctgtCTTGgtgtctttgtctctctctctgtctctttgtCTCATggatttgattattgatttgATCTCTGCTTTAGTCATTGAAATCTCGAagtgggttttgattttttctgggttttgataTCTTAGAAACAAATTGactttgggttttgatttttgggttttgtttttttctgagtTTTGATATCTTAGAATCGCTACTCTCGGTGTTTGTGTATCTATGTGGCTTGTTCTCTTTATTTGGGTTGTTAAACAAAAGCTTATAGTGACTGATTTGGGTTTTTAAACTTGTTCTCGGTGATCATCATGTTTGGTGGTGTATGTCAAGTTTTCAGCAATTGTATAGGAAACTGGAttgcttgtgtttgttttaatgttCATTTTTAGCTTCTTTGGATAATCGAgaagactatatatatgatgtaatGTTGCAAGAGAAATTGACTTTTGGTAGACTCATCGAGCCTTTCCTCGAATAAAATGCTCTTGTTGCATATGTTCTTTGTTTAGACCAATGGCCTTGTTTGAAGTGGCTTGTTTGTCTAATGACCAAATTAAGTTGTGAATGGATGTTTGATTCAGGTTTGTGACGGGGAGAAGATGCTTTTTGTGCTTAATGGTGATTACCTGATTGCAGCCTCTTTAAAATCTCTGGATTGATGAATGTATTGCtgatttgatctctctctctctctccgcttGATCTGAATGTGTCTTGGCATATGAAATGCCTAGTTGCTCTATGACTGATTATAGACTAGGATATCATCctgtattttttctttcatagaCATAGTCgcagattgattttgtttgtcagAGTAGTGAGAGTTTGCTTTGTGAATCATTGACTGGTTGATTCATAAGATAAAAGTGTTGAACATGTACTATAGCAGCTTTGTTATACTGAGCAAAGTGTATTGACTTTCATCTTTTTGAATCAGACATGGGGACATGGGGAACCCCTAATGTCTATCACACATGATAAAAGTGTAAAACATCATTGATAATGTATTTTGTTGAGTTAACCATTTAACCATTTAACTCATTAGATTAAATGAGTTCATAGGTTAACCCAACTCATTTAGATTAATGAGTTGGGTCAATCTATGAACTCATTTAATCTAAACTCATTAGGTAATGAGTTGAACTGAGTTGAGTTAATCATTTTGACATCTCTAATCATCATAATAATGTATgactaccatggagaaaacctcggctccaccctcatcccttatagagagaaccttgcgtccaacctcctccaccatggagagaaccttgacTCTCCCTTCCAcccttggggagataatcttgcgtccaatctcctccaccttcctcccttggagagataaccttgtgtccaaccttctcaaCCATAGAGAGagcctcggctctgccctcctcctatgtggagaaaaAATGTTcacttctttttgttatctcaaaatggcttgctctgacaaccaatgaaagtaaaaacctttttctaacgtcacaaaatcttttgatagtaactaatgttaaatttcccattGTATTGGTgaaagtgtctttgacacaccattaTATAGCCACTGTCTCTGTAACACCTCAACCGCCATCTAGCTtcgtgagcccatgtccactctcagtccatgggcccacctttctAAGTGAGCCATACATCTATTCTCGGCccgtggacccacccatattcgatggccggtttgttacgtttgagaggctttaaaaacttgtttacccatcctacaaatcaacaaatgatcttttcctgtaTTTTAtcttcactcg from the Camelina sativa cultivar DH55 chromosome 12, Cs, whole genome shotgun sequence genome contains:
- the LOC104731669 gene encoding DNA (cytosine-5)-methyltransferase CMT2-like — protein: MLSPAKCESEEARDQLDLHSSPRSEPECLALVLWVPSSEEGAAQSSSREEATKLGEMSLRRSNCDSPKENGGGEGGVSQRKSSRGKPQRLLMLTNGQVRRSPRFTATSGNFNNVCSIPVIGNSNRAREKKESSDSQGLTFKDIAGIGKSLELEIISESQYKNNVAEGRSRLRDPAKRKVGSDASSSCIKSSYQSLGCNKRMRRSPRFMKGKEKVGEEILGKSREKGKSLASGSSFKRCSRLSGVVENGHAEMVNTIKSCGPALCAAEQVRGTEKLVQISEIDNCCEAIKKCEGDGVVSSKQEVLVSLSGCSKTNVNGCRDRTLGEPRSSDLNADDIHTRSLKISENGTSNGLTMTTGLVEQEAVASLLQGKTSACGAADKGITREMHVNSTMIYLSDSNEQSSVEYLYMRSSNGDILTQVKSRSTLSSGGNEEIISLDQNNPTKSTKRKSKRVIGTAVQEQDKRSICFFIGEPISCEEAQERWRWRYDLKERKSKNTGQQSKNDENKIVANVECHYSQAKVDGHTFSLGDFACIKGEEEENHIGKIVEFFKTTDGESYFRVQWFYRATDTVMKQQATNHDKRRLFYSTVMNDNPVDCLVSRVTVLQVSPRAGLKPNSIKSDYYFDMEYCVEYSTFRTLRNPKSSENKHECRADVVPTKSTESILNKNSFSGKLPVLDLYSGCGGMSTGLSLGAKISGVGVVTKWAVDQNMAACESLKLNHPNTKVRNDAAGDFLLLLKEWDRLCKRYVLNNNDQRTDTLRSVNSTKKTSESSSSTDDDSDSDEYEVEKLVDICYGDPNKTGKIGLRFKVHWKGYSSNEDTWELAEELSNCQDAIREFVTSGFKSKILPLPGGVGVICGGPPCQGISGYNRYRNVDSPLNDERNQQIIVFMDIVEYLKPSYVLMENVVDILRLDQGSLGRYALSRLVNMRYQARLGIMAAGCYGLSQFRSRVFMWGAVPDKNLPPFPLPTHDVIVRYGFPLEFERNVVAYDEGQPRILEKALVLKDAISDLPHVSNDEDREKMPYESLPQTDFQRYIRSTKNDLTGSPTDNCNKRTMLLHDHRPFHVNEDDYARVCQIPKRKGANFRDLPGLIVRNNTVCRDPSMEPVILPSGKSLVPEYVFTFQQGKSKRPFARLWWDETVPTVLTVPSCHNQALLHPEQDRMLTIRESARLQGFPDYFQFCGTMKQRYCQIGNAVAVSVSRALGYSLGMAFRDLAGDEHLIKLPQNFSHSTYPQLQETIPR
- the LOC104731670 gene encoding polyadenylation and cleavage factor homolog 4-like, producing MESEKLLNPRLLSINSSTTTNNTTGHKAMSVELPQKPPPPPYLLDRFKALLNQREDEFGGGEEVLPPVMDEIVQLYEVVMGELTFNSKPIITDLTIIAGEQREDGEGIANAICTRILEVPV